Part of the uncultured Desulfobacter sp. genome, ATCCTGGGGTTTGACATCCAGCGGTTTTCCATGTTCGGCATCCTGTTTGGTGCCGTAGTCCTGGCAGGATTTGTGCTGGATTTCAGCCAGTCCATGTTCATGGAGTATACGGGCCAGAGAATCATGCTCAATCTGCGGTGCCGCCTGTTTGATCATATGACGGATCTGCCTGTTGCCTATTTTGACAAGAATGCATCGGGACGGCTTGTGGCCCGGGTGGCCGGGGACATTGAAAATATGAACGAAATGTTTACAAGCGTGCTTGTTTTTATTTTCAGGGATTTGTTACTCATGGCCGGGGTGTTTGGCATCCTGTTTTTTACCAATCACTGGCTGACCTTCTATTTAAGCCTGATTGTTCCCGTGGTATTTGTGGGCGTGATTTATTTTTCGGGGATTTTGCGCAGGGTCTTTCGGACCTTGCGACAGAAGACTGCCGAGATCAACCACCGTTTTTCCGAAGCCATTACCGGTATCCGCGTCATCCAGACTTGTATGGCCGGGCCGCACTTTGTCCGTGAGTTTAAACGCCTGAATCTGGCCCACTTCAGTGCCGCCATGTCCCATATCCGGGTATTTGCCGTGTTCATGCCCATGGTCGGCCTCATGGGCACCCTGGCCGTGGCGGTCATTATCTGGAACGGCTCTTTTATGGTCCAGAACCAGGTGCTGACCATTGGTGAGCTTGCCGCATTTTTGACTTATATGAAATTGTTTTTCAGGCCTTTGCGGGAGTTGTCCGAAAAATTTAATCTGCTGCAGAATGCGTTGGCCTCGGCAGAACGGATCATTACGGTATTGAACACCCCCCGGGCCCTACAGGATAATGGGTCCCGGGGGGGAGGGCCGGACGGCATCCGGCATCTGGCCTTTGAAGATGTGTCCTTTTCATACACCGCCGATGTGCCTGTATTGAAGCATATCAGTTTCAGTCTTGAAAAGGGCGCCTCCATGGGGATTGTGGGGCAGACCGGGGCCGGAAAAAGTACCATTATCAATCTTGCGGCCGGGTTTTACAGCCCCACAGGCGGTCGTGTTCTCATTAACGGCCGGGATTATATGCATATGGATATTGCCGGCGTCCGGCAGCACACCGCCCTGGTCATGCAGGACCCCATTTTGTTTTCCGGCACCGTGCGGGAAAATATTGTGCGGGGCCGGGAGGGTGAATCCCCCCGGGATGATCAACATCTTCGCGAGGCCCTGACTAAGGCCAATTGTTCATTCCTGTTTGATAAATTTTCAGGGCTTGACACTGTGCTTCAGGATGGTGGCCGGCCGCTCTCTTCGGGGGAAAAGCAACTGGTGTGCATTGCCCGGGCCTTTGCCTTTAATCCGGATTTGATCGTGTTTGACGAGGCGACCTCTTACATGGATTCCCAGTCCGAGGTGAAAATCCATGATGCCATGAAAAAATTGATGGAAGGGCGGTTGTCCATTATCATTGCCCATCGCCTTTCAACCGTAAAATCATGTGATCGGATTTTGGTGTTAAGGGACGGGCAAATCATTGAAGCGGGCGGTCATGAAGCGCTTTCCCGGGCCGGCGGGGAATATGCACGGCTTCTTGAAAAGGAGCGGATCGGATGAGATGCTAAAAGAGCCGGCAGCCCTATTCAGGGGCTTGGGCGTTGTTGATCTGGTCGCGCAGTTTGCCGGAACATTTAAAGGTCACAATTTTTCTGCCGTCCAGCATCATGGTTTCACCCGTTGCCGGATTCCGGCCTTTTCTGGGGGCTTTTGGGTTTACCTGGAATTTTCCAAAGCCTGATATCATCAGGTCTTC contains:
- a CDS encoding ABC transporter ATP-binding protein, coding for MSRPHAFSDEEKKVSLADLALFKALYPYVRPYAWMLMLTTFLVFLVTGFELFQPWLIQQAIDGFILASGAPGVNILGFDIQRFSMFGILFGAVVLAGFVLDFSQSMFMEYTGQRIMLNLRCRLFDHMTDLPVAYFDKNASGRLVARVAGDIENMNEMFTSVLVFIFRDLLLMAGVFGILFFTNHWLTFYLSLIVPVVFVGVIYFSGILRRVFRTLRQKTAEINHRFSEAITGIRVIQTCMAGPHFVREFKRLNLAHFSAAMSHIRVFAVFMPMVGLMGTLAVAVIIWNGSFMVQNQVLTIGELAAFLTYMKLFFRPLRELSEKFNLLQNALASAERIITVLNTPRALQDNGSRGGGPDGIRHLAFEDVSFSYTADVPVLKHISFSLEKGASMGIVGQTGAGKSTIINLAAGFYSPTGGRVLINGRDYMHMDIAGVRQHTALVMQDPILFSGTVRENIVRGREGESPRDDQHLREALTKANCSFLFDKFSGLDTVLQDGGRPLSSGEKQLVCIARAFAFNPDLIVFDEATSYMDSQSEVKIHDAMKKLMEGRLSIIIAHRLSTVKSCDRILVLRDGQIIEAGGHEALSRAGGEYARLLEKERIG
- a CDS encoding integration host factor subunit alpha; the protein is MTLTKMHIVEKISDALDLSGAEAKDTVEEMLEIIKFTLASGEDLMISGFGKFQVNPKAPRKGRNPATGETMMLDGRKIVTFKCSGKLRDQINNAQAPE